Sequence from the Miscanthus floridulus cultivar M001 chromosome 16, ASM1932011v1, whole genome shotgun sequence genome:
ATTTGCAGCTGCAAACAGTCTCATCAAATCAAAGAAGTGGCAGCACTTCTCTACTAGAGTTCCCCCACTGTTACAATTGAATCTATTCCAGTTGTTCACCTGCAAGTTGTAGCACTTACAAACAATAAGAAATGAGCTTGTATGTATTACAAGTAAACACAGCTACCAGTACCTTAACAAGGAAAGGAAAACGGTGTTCGCGTATTGCCACCATTCTGACTTGTCCTAGTGTACCGCTCTTAACGATGTCTATCAGCTTAGCAACTGGTGGCATATACCTGTATTCTATTCCAACTTGCACAAGTATGTCTGGTCTGTGTTTAGCAGCTTCAATCACCTGTGGAAACATAGAAGTCAACAGAGATTCAAAGAATGTGAATTTCAAAATAAAACAGAGGACAGGTCACGTTATCTAAAGTTGGTAACATGGGTACTTTTTTTCCCGAAAAGCAACCTGCAATAGCTGGACATGTTTTCGAACAGGAAAACATCCATGTAGCTGGTTACATGGAACTTAGCAACATAGATATTAAGACACAAAAACTGAATGTCTGTGTCATGTAGAGTGAACAGTGAAGCTAAAACTCAATGAAAACAGTTTTCTTCGACAACTTCCATAGTAGTTTAGATCTTGTagaatcttttgttttttttgcaatgtaacaaaaatgatcaacatgtatcacgtgaataatgaattaagtgCAATCTTCATGTATCAAGGAACCTTAGATATTAAGTGCATCACATATAAATatcaatcttgtctcacacatgcaatctcttctcttttgtgcagaatcaatcggcggcatcaaataatcagcCTCAAGTTCCAAGGGCCTccgcagtgattgcatttgcatttgtggcttattgtgacttagttgtgacttgtgatgatggtttattatgcctgtgatgatggtttattgtgaattgtgatgatggtttattatgcctgtgacatataattatgcctgtgatgatggtttattgtgatttgtgatggtttattgtgaattgagaggggtcTATTATACGTGACAGATTAGTAAAAAGGGGAGGGGtattggtcgctttgccgagtgtaacattcGGCAAAGAGAggagttgccgagtgtcaagccaaaacactcggcaaagaggctattttctgttattctgggaaccttctttgccaagtgtttttgttttgccgagtgtattctaatggacactcggcaaagtgaccataaaatctggccgttgcgcgcttgtt
This genomic interval carries:
- the LOC136511159 gene encoding uncharacterized protein, which encodes MFPQVIEAAKHRPDILVQVGIEYRYMPPVAKLIDIVKSGTLGQVRMVAIREHRFPFLVKVNNWNRFNCNSGGTLVEKCCHFFDLMRLFAAANPVRVMASGAIDVNRKDEVYDGKVPDIIDNAYVIVEFDNGSRGMLDLCMFAEGRRNEQEICVASDIGKM